In the Tateyamaria omphalii genome, GCTCGGCTCGGTCGGTGAGCCGATCAATCCCGAAGCCTGGACCTGGTATCACGAGGTTGTCGGCAATGGGAAATGCCCCATCGTCGATACGTTCTGGCAGACCGAAACCGGTGGTCACATGCTGACCCCGCTGCCGGGTGCCACGGACCTGAAACCCGGTTCGGCACAGCAGCCGTTCTTTGGCGTGCAGCCGGTTGTTCTGGACCCGCAAAGCGGCATCGAAATGGATGGCAATGGGATCGAAGGGGTGCTGTGCATCAAGGACAGCTGGCCCGGTCAGATGCGCACCGTTTGGGGCGATCATGAGCGGTTCGAGAAGACGTATTTCGGCGACTACAAGGGCTATTACTTCTCGGGCGATGGCTGTCGTCGGGACGAGGATGGCGATTATTGGATCACGGGCCGCGTGGACGATGTGATCAACGTGTCCGGACACCGGATGGGCACGGCCGAGGTTGAGAGCGCGCTGGTTGCGCACGCCAAGGTCGCGGAAGCTGCCGTGGTTGGGTATCCGCACGAGGTGAAGGGGCAGGGTATCTATGCTTACGTCACCTTGATGAACGGCGAAGAGCCCACGCCCGAGCTGCGCAAGGAGCTGGAGGTTTGGGTCAGGACCGAGATTGGCCCGATTGCCAAGCCCGACCTGATCCAGTGGGCCCCCGGCCTGCCCAAGACACGCTCGGCAAGATCATGCGGCGGATCTTGCGCAAGATTGCCGAGGATGACTTTGGCGCACTTGGTGACACGTCCACGCTCGCCGATCCGTCGGTTGTTGATGATCTGATCGAAAACCGTATGAACCGGAGTGACACATGATGGACGGCGCTCAAGTCACGGCGACATCGCCCGTGTTCATCCTGCTTGGACCGCCGGGCGCCGGGAAGGGCACGCAAGCCCGGATGTTGGAGGAGGCGCATGGGTTCGTGCAACTTTCGACCGGAGACCTGCTGCGGGCCGCTGTTGCGGCAGGCACCGACGCAGGCAAGGCCGCGAAGGCGGTGATGGAAGCGGGCGGGCTGGTCAGCGATGATATCGTCATTGCGATCCTCAAGGACCGTCTTGCCGACGATGATTGTGCCCGCGGCGTGATCCTTGACGGTTTTCCACGCACCACGGGCCAGGCCGAGGCACTGGACCAGCTGTTGGCCGAGAGCGGGCAGCACATCAACGCGGCGATCAGCCTTGAGGTTGATGATGCGGCGATGGTCGCCCGGATTTCGGGCCGGTTCACCTGCGGCAATTGCGGCGAGGGCTATCACGATCTGCACAAGCCGACGGCGGTTCTGGGCACCTGCGACAAGTGTGGCAGCACCCATATGAAGCGCCGGGCCGACGACAATGCGGAAACCGTGGGCCAACGCCTGACGGAGTACCACAAGCAAACCGCACCCCTGATTGCCTATTACGACGGCAAGGGTGTGCTGCAATCCCTGAACGCGATGGGGTCTATCGACGTGATCGCATCCGAGCTGTCGGGGATGGTGAAGGGCGCCGCCACCTGACGCGCGGCGTGTCCTGACAGATGTACCAACGCGGCGCGTGTTTGGCCGCGCCTGCCCCGCGTGTGCGTGCGCGGCAGGGTGGTCCCGGCGTGTCCGGGGCCGCGTATGAGCCGCCGATGATCTGCATCAACGCATGTCGGGTTTCGGGGGCGCAGACTGGAGGAAATATGCAGTGACCGGAGGTTCCGGACACCTGCACCGACCGGTGGGGCCAAGCGCGGTCCCGTATCGAAACCAAAGGAGGAGCCGCAATGGCGGAAGAAACCACAAACATGTCCCGAGTGTCCGAAGCGGACAAGGGATATTGGGCGGCAAACGTCCGTATGATTCTGATATCACTGGTCATTTGGGCGCTCGTGTCCTTTGGCTTTGGCATTGTCCTGCGCCCGCTGCTCAGCGGGATTTCCGTGGGCGGCACCGACCTGGGCTTTTGGTTCGCGCAACAGGGATCAATCCTGGTCTTTCTGGTGCTGATCTTTTTCTACGCCTGGCGGATGAACAAGCTCGATAAGCAATACGGCGTGGAAGAGGAATAACACGATGGACCAGTTTACCCTTAACCTGCTGTTTGTGGGCGCGTCATTCGCGCTGTACATCGGCATCGCTGTTTGGGCCCGCGCGGGGTCTACAAGCGAGTTTTACGCCGCCGGACGCGGCGTGCACCCCGTCACCAACGGGATGGCCACCGCCGCTGACTGGATGTCGGCTGCGTCGTTCATTTCGATGGCGGGCCTGATCGCGTTCACGGGCTACGACAACTCGTCCTTCCTGATGGGGTGGACCGGTGGTTACGTACTCCTCGCGCTGCTCCTCGCCCCGTACTTGCGCAAGTTCGGCAAGTTCACCGTGTCCGAGTTTATCGGCGACCGGTTCTACAGCTCGACCGCGCGTCTGGTGGCCGTGATTTGTCTGCTGGTGGCGTCGATCACCTACGTGATCGGTCAGATGCAGGGCGTCGGTATTGCGTTCGGTCGCTTTCTTGAGATCGACACGACCTGGGGTCTGTTGATCGGGTCCTGTGTTGTGTTTGCCTATGCCGTTTTTGGCGGCATGAAGGGTGTGACCTATACGCAGGTGGCGCAATATTGCGTGCTGATCACCGCGTATACGATCCCGGCGGTCTTTATCTCGTTGCAGCTGACGGGCAATCCGATCCCTGCGCTGGGTCTGTTCGGCACTGTTGAATCCGGTGAGCCGCTGTTGGCCAAGCTGGATGCCATCGTCACCGACTTGGGCTTTGCCGAGTATACGGCAGCGCATGGATCAACCATCAACATGGTGCTGTTCACCCTGTCGCTGATGATTGGTACGGCTGGTCTGCCCCACGTCATCATGCGCTTCTTTACCGTGCCTCGCGTGTCTGACGCGCGTTGGTCCGCCGGTTGGACACTGGTGTTCATTGCCCTGCTGTATCTGACTGCGCCAGCGGTGGGTGCCATGGCGCGCCTGAACATTTCGGAACTGATGTGGCCCAATGGCACGTCGGGTGAGGCTGTGAGCGTCGAAGCCATCGACAGCGATCCGGAATACGCGTGGATGGCGACGTGGCAGAAGACCGGTCTTCTGGATTGGGAAGACAAGAACGGCGACGGCCAGATCCAGTACTACAACGACGCGAATGCCGAGTTGCAGGAACGTGCCGCGGCCAACGGTTGGGAAGGCAATGAGCTGACCAATTTCAACCGCGACATCCTGGTGCTGGCTAACCCCGAGATCGCGTCCCTTCCGGGCTGGGTGATCGGCCTTGTGGCGGCGGGTGGTCTTGCGGCGGCCCTGTCCACGGCGGCGGGTCTGCTTCTGGCGATCTCGTCTGCGGTAAGCCACGACTTGCTCAAAGGGCAGCTGACGCCGAACATGTCAGAGAAATCCGAGCTGCTTGCGGCCCGTATTTCGATGGCGGCGGCGATTGTGGTGGCTGTGATCCTGGGTTTGAACCCGCCGGGCTTTGCCGCGCAGACGGTGGCGCTGGCCTTTGGTCTGGCGGCGGCCTCGATCTTCCCTGCGCTGATGATGGGCATCTTCTCGACCCGCATCAACAATGTGGGGGCGGTTGCCGGGATGTTGGCCGGTCTGGTCGTGACCTTGCTGTATATCTTCCTGCACAAGGGCTGGTTCTTTATCCCGGACACCAATCTGTTCACGGATGACAACCCGCTTCTGGGGCCGGTCAAGTCGACATCGTTCGGTGCGATCGGGGCCATGGTCAACTTTGTCACCGCCTATGTGGTGTCGGGCATGACCAAGGAAACCCCGCAAGAGATCAAGGATCTGGTGGAAAGCGTGCGTATCCCGCGTGGAGCGGGTGCCGCAGCGGCCGACCACTAGGGCCTTTGGGCGCATCGCAGCCTCTCTTCCCTGCGATGCGCCTTGAAAACACCGGCCTGTCCGCGATGTCCGTGGGCAGGTCGCTTTCTTGACCGGGAGGTTGACCATGTCGTCGCAGGATCTGACCGTGTTGCCGGTGGACGAGTTGATGACCCGCGAGCCGGTCACGTGCGCGCCTGACGCCACGATCCGCGCAGCTGCGGAGTTGATGGCAGAGCGCCATATCTCATCTGTTTGTATCATTGATGCGCAGGGCTTTCGCGGCATCGTCACGGTGCGTGACATCAATGCCAAGGTCGTGGCGGGTGGGGTGCGCCCGGATCAGCCCGTGGCCGAGGTGATGACGCCTGCGCCCCTGACTTTGCCTCCGGATGCCTTGGGACTGGACGTGCTTCACATGATGATGGAGCGGCGCATTGGCCATGTGCCGATTGTCGAGGGCGGGCGGCTGTTGGGTATCGTGACCCAGACGGACCTGACCCGATTTCAGGCGCTGTCGTCGGCGGAGTTGGTCCGTCTGGTGGCCGAGGCGCAGGATGTGCCCGCCATGGCGGAGGTCACCGCGCGCA is a window encoding:
- a CDS encoding adenylate kinase; protein product: MDGAQVTATSPVFILLGPPGAGKGTQARMLEEAHGFVQLSTGDLLRAAVAAGTDAGKAAKAVMEAGGLVSDDIVIAILKDRLADDDCARGVILDGFPRTTGQAEALDQLLAESGQHINAAISLEVDDAAMVARISGRFTCGNCGEGYHDLHKPTAVLGTCDKCGSTHMKRRADDNAETVGQRLTEYHKQTAPLIAYYDGKGVLQSLNAMGSIDVIASELSGMVKGAAT
- a CDS encoding DUF4212 domain-containing protein; amino-acid sequence: MAEETTNMSRVSEADKGYWAANVRMILISLVIWALVSFGFGIVLRPLLSGISVGGTDLGFWFAQQGSILVFLVLIFFYAWRMNKLDKQYGVEEE
- a CDS encoding sodium:solute symporter family protein; protein product: MDQFTLNLLFVGASFALYIGIAVWARAGSTSEFYAAGRGVHPVTNGMATAADWMSAASFISMAGLIAFTGYDNSSFLMGWTGGYVLLALLLAPYLRKFGKFTVSEFIGDRFYSSTARLVAVICLLVASITYVIGQMQGVGIAFGRFLEIDTTWGLLIGSCVVFAYAVFGGMKGVTYTQVAQYCVLITAYTIPAVFISLQLTGNPIPALGLFGTVESGEPLLAKLDAIVTDLGFAEYTAAHGSTINMVLFTLSLMIGTAGLPHVIMRFFTVPRVSDARWSAGWTLVFIALLYLTAPAVGAMARLNISELMWPNGTSGEAVSVEAIDSDPEYAWMATWQKTGLLDWEDKNGDGQIQYYNDANAELQERAAANGWEGNELTNFNRDILVLANPEIASLPGWVIGLVAAGGLAAALSTAAGLLLAISSAVSHDLLKGQLTPNMSEKSELLAARISMAAAIVVAVILGLNPPGFAAQTVALAFGLAAASIFPALMMGIFSTRINNVGAVAGMLAGLVVTLLYIFLHKGWFFIPDTNLFTDDNPLLGPVKSTSFGAIGAMVNFVTAYVVSGMTKETPQEIKDLVESVRIPRGAGAAAADH